A stretch of DNA from Bacteroidota bacterium:
CAGTAAAGAGGCGGAGGTATGCGGGTTAATCGCCACTCCCGCCTTCATGCCAAGGTTTTTGATGGCATCAATTGTTCTGTGTAAATGTTTAGAAGCTTCAATATGAACGGTTAACACATTTGCGCCCACATCTTTAAATGCCTGCAGGTAGCGATCGGGATCAACGATCATTAAATGTACATCAAGCGGTTTTTTAGCATGTTTTTGGATCGTTTTAATAACAGGAAATCCAAAAGATATATTTGGAACAAAAACCCCATCCATTACATCAACATGGAACCAATCAGCGCTGCTGTTATTGATCATTTCGCAATCGCGCTGCAGGTTACCAAAATCGGCGGAGAGGATAGAAGGAGCTACTAAATGGGACATAAGTTGGTTTCAAGTTTCAGGTTTAATGTATTGAGTTTAATCTTACGATTCCACATTTTGTCTCACGTCTCAAATCCCTTGCCCAAAAGTAAATAAAAAAGAGGAACGAAATGCTCCTCTTTTCACCGTATCTTCTGAGATAGTATTGTTTTTTAGCCAAGGTATGTTTTTAAGATTTTGCTTCGTGAAGTGTGTTTAAGTCTGCGAATTCCTTTTTCCTTAATTTGGCGCACGCGTTCACGAGTGAGCTCGAATTTTTCGCCGATCTCTTCAAGGGTCATGGCATTTTCGCCATTCAAACCGAAGTATAAACGAACAACATCGGCTTCACGCGGGGTTAAAGTATGCAGTGCCCGTTCTATCTCCCTGCGTAATGATTCGCTTAATAAAGCACCTTCCGTACTTTCTCCATCATCGCTGGAATATACGTCATATAAGTTGCCGGCATTGTCATCCGTTACACTTAAAGGCGCGTCCATTGAAACATGGCGGCCTGAATGGCGCATGGATTCTTTTACATCGTATTCGGTTACATCAAGTATGGTTGCTATTTCATCGGCTGTGGGTTCGCGTTCATATTCCTGTTCTAATTTCGAAAAAGCTTTGTTTATTTTATTAATGGCGCCGATCTTGTTCAGCGGCAAACGTACAATACGTGATTGCTCGGCTAGGGCCTGAAGAATGGATTGACGTATCCACCATACGGCATACGAGATAAATTTAAAACCACGTGTCTCATCAAAACGCTGAGCGGCTTTGATCAGCCCCAGGTTGCCCTCGTTAATGAGATCGGGCAAA
This window harbors:
- the rpe gene encoding ribulose-phosphate 3-epimerase, with the translated sequence MSHLVAPSILSADFGNLQRDCEMINNSSADWFHVDVMDGVFVPNISFGFPVIKTIQKHAKKPLDVHLMIVDPDRYLQAFKDVGANVLTVHIEASKHLHRTIDAIKNLGMKAGVAINPHTSASLLIDTIADIDLVCVMSVNPGFGGQKFIENTFSKVHQLRDMIVSKKSKALIEIDGGVDLNNYTKLVNAGADVLVAGNTVFGSGDPVGTIEKLKKI
- a CDS encoding sigma-70 family RNA polymerase sigma factor, which codes for MRQLKIAKQVTNRETASLDKYLQEIGKVDLITAEEEVELARKIRTGDQLALDRLTKANLRFVVSVSKQYQNQGLSLPDLINEGNLGLIKAAQRFDETRGFKFISYAVWWIRQSILQALAEQSRIVRLPLNKIGAINKINKAFSKLEQEYEREPTADEIATILDVTEYDVKESMRHSGRHVSMDAPLSVTDDNAGNLYDVYSSDDGESTEGALLSESLRREIERALHTLTPREADVVRLYFGLNGENAMTLEEIGEKFELTRERVRQIKEKGIRRLKHTSRSKILKTYLG